In one Diabrotica virgifera virgifera chromosome 5, PGI_DIABVI_V3a genomic region, the following are encoded:
- the LOC126884938 gene encoding uncharacterized protein LOC126884938 isoform X2: MEVKQEISEETCKIEIEYNHSNHLDDAVLDEFKSEIEEESNRESTHGTYESLHFEENYIETKPFEENQKTEKEFFEVILLYRR, encoded by the exons ATGGAAGTCAAACAAGAAATTAGTGAGGAAACGTGTAAAATAGAAATAGAATATAATCACTCAAATCACTTGGATGATGCTGTTTTGGATGAATTTAAAAGTGAAATTGAGGAGGAGTCTAATAGAGAAAGTACTCATGGCACATATGAATCTTTACACTTTGAAGAAAACTACATTGAAACAAAACCATTTGAAGaaaaccaaaaaactgaaaaag agttttttgaagttatacttctttaccggcgatag
- the LOC114326925 gene encoding uncharacterized protein LOC114326925, which yields MGRTYKRQLVSRTYGNFNEEQVNQALHDVLKNGLSLRKAAKKFKLSYGTLNNKYHGRKIKKIGGQSVFTFKEEVAIINSILKCADWGYPLSAMDLRIFVKRFLALNQQDRGRFSK from the coding sequence ATGGGAAGAACGTACAAAAGACAATTAGTTAGTAGAACGTATGGCAATTTTAATGAAGAACAAGTTAATCAGGCGTTGCACGATGTATTGAAAAATGGATTATCGCTAAGAAAAGCcgcaaaaaaattcaaattgtcCTACGGGACTTTAAATAACAAGTACCATGGAAGGAAGATTAAGAAAATAGGTGGACAATCTGTATTCACATTTAAAGAAGAAGTAGCCATTATAAATAGCATTTTAAAGTGTGCAGATTGGGGATATCCTCTAAGTGCAATGGATTTGAGAATATTCGTCAAAAGGTTTTTGGCCTTAAATCAGCAGGATCGAGGaagattttcaaaataa
- the LOC126884938 gene encoding uncharacterized protein LOC126884938 isoform X1 gives MEVKQEISEETCKIEIEYNHSNHLDDAVLDEFKSEIEEESNRESTHGTYESLHFEENYIETKPFEENQKTEKDDIKEWLICDEDAKSYPLLTDDEMVEMATEAEEADSEADTDYS, from the exons ATGGAAGTCAAACAAGAAATTAGTGAGGAAACGTGTAAAATAGAAATAGAATATAATCACTCAAATCACTTGGATGATGCTGTTTTGGATGAATTTAAAAGTGAAATTGAGGAGGAGTCTAATAGAGAAAGTACTCATGGCACATATGAATCTTTACACTTTGAAGAAAACTACATTGAAACAAAACCATTTGAAGaaaaccaaaaaactgaaaaag ATGACATAAAAGAATGgttaatttgtgatgaggacgCAAAAAGCTATCCATTGTTGACAGATGATGAAATGGTTGAAATGGCAACAGAGGCGGAGGAagcagattcagaagctgacacagactacAGCTGA